Below is a window of Bos javanicus breed banteng chromosome 6, ARS-OSU_banteng_1.0, whole genome shotgun sequence DNA.
TCCATCCCCAAACTCTCTCTACTGTTTGAAGATACTCTTGGGGGTCTGGGAACCCCGCGAATCAATCATTCGTCTGAGTGAGATGTTGCTTGGGACTGCCATAGTCAACAGGTCCTGGAGTTCAGGttaaacacacatgtacacactcacCAGTGACATCTAGTAGCCTACCATCCCAAATTTGCAGCCCTGAGCAAGATTTGTAGACCCAGCCTGATCCCTTGGGACTGATTTCAGCACAGGTCACAGAATGTTCTGCCTGCTTACCCAGCCACAGCTCCCATCTAAGTGTGTGGGTCAAACCCAGTGGTCTTTTTGCCAGCTCTGAAATTCACTAAAGGCTGAAAAGGACTGAGAAAGGTGAAGTCAAAAGGCTCCCGAACTCCAGCGACAGCTCTTGACGACCAGGCCCTGGCGAGGCCCAGAGGGTTCGGCAGGGCCCAGGGTCACAGGGAGTGGATGAGGGAAGATGCACTTGGACAGGAAGTAGGGCAGGCAGAAAGCAAGACTGACTTTCTCGCCTTTAAAGAAAGGGCCAGGGTGGGAGTcgagaaggaaaggaaataaagtaaTTCCGAAAATCTCCAACAGAAAAGCCGCGTCTGCGGCCTGGGGCCCAGGTAAAGACATCCATCTTGGGTCGTGAAATGTGGTGGGAAATTGTCGGAGGGCGGGCTGGACCCGGAGGCCGCCTCCGGCTCCTGGAATCAGATCTTACGGCCTCGCGCCAACACCAGCGGCGGGGCAGCTCAGAGTGAAACTGCAACAATTCGGGTCAAACTGAATTCGTTTGAGTCAGGTTTCCCAGGCGACTCGAGCCAGCCCAGTAGAACCGGCCCAGGCCAGGAGCCCCAAGGGGCTCAAGGAAGGGAAGGGGGCGACCCCGCCTGCCTAAGAAATCCCCAGTCCGCTGGACTCCAAATTCGCCAGGATGGAGAACAAAGTACAATCTCAGGACGTGGCCACAAACTACTGAGGTTTTcagaaggagggggaaaaaaaacctcccctcctctcccaagATCTctggagagcagagaggagaTTCTAGCATTAtcggaaatgttctaattttatgtAAGGAAAAGGCATTCGGGATTAATGACGCgattaaaatggaattttaaaaggtaTCAAAAAGAAACCAAATGACCGAAGGAACCCTTTGGAAGGGAGCCGGACTTGGGGGCCAGGGCGTGCATATGCTGAGGCCGTTTGCTTTTTCCTTGGCGTCTCCCCATTTCCAGAAGCAGGAATTGTTTTTGTAAAACCTTCCTTGGGAATCGCTGGCACCGCCGGGAGAGGGGTGGCAGAAGCCGAGGCTTGTGGGTGCCTAGGTCAGAGGGTCAGAGGCTGGGAAAGACCGCGGGCAGGGGAGGACAGCGCGCTGGCCTACCCGCTCCGGGTGAAATTGAAAGCTAGCCTGGCCTCGGTTTCAGCGTTttcccagctgggccgcggacTGAAGGCCTCGGCGCCTGCAATGTGGCATTAACTCTTCCTGACTCGCCCCGAACCCGACGTGAGGGGCGCGTAGTGGTGAGCGGTTGGCACCGGTGAGTCCTTGGCATCTGGAGAGTTATTCTGGGGAACGCTGGCTGGGCGCagttcatctctaaaatggggcaATTAAATAAGCAAAGTCGCCCTGCCCATCCTCTGCTCCCACGGTGGGCTTCTTTGCACAGCAAATGAAGACGTGTCCTTGGGGGAGTGAGTGGGAACGCTTTGGGATAAGGTGCAGAGTCATTTGCACCCGGCAGGGGTCAAAGTGCAGGAGACACCTTTTTAGCTCTTCCTTCACCCCTAATCGGTTCAGAATTCCAGCGAGAGTTTTTGCTAGCCTAGTCTGGAAACGAAATAATAATAGGATCACTTGGAGCAAACTCTCAGAAAATTGAAAGCAGAGAGGATACTGGCAGGTGGACAAGTGAACAggtgggattgggggtgggggcatggaAATTGGCACTGGGTtcagctctggagaagggaatggcaatggcagcccactccagtattctttcctggagacttccatggacagaggagcctggcgggctacagtccctggggtcgccaagagttggacagaactgagcggcTTTCATTCAACTCGGGAGGCTTCCTAGACTCTGACACACTAGTGCCCACGGaggagggggggggggggcgggggaaggggaaTCTTAGGCATTTGCTCCGGATTCACTGGGATTCCTCTGTGACTCCTGCTAAGTCCCAGAAATAGCGATTCCCTGAGCCGTGCGGGTTTAAACCCTTCCTGGAGGTGAGGAGCCAGGCGGCTTCTGTGGTGGGGGAGAGGACTCCTGGAGAGGACTGAATGGGAGACTGAGCCCACGATACCGGTTCCCCCAAAGCCAGACAGAGAGAGGCTCAGAGAACACACGGCGTCCAGGAGGGCATGTTAAACtaaaagtttataaattaaaaggggaaaaaaatacaacgAATAGAGCTTCCAAATTTCACAaatctttttaaagttaatactCTAGTTGAGTGCACAATGCCCTTAAGGAGGCGACAAGCGGCGAGGCTGACAGGGTCACCTGTCTTAGGGACAGGGATGGGAGAACCCGGGTCCGGAGGCAGGAGTCGCAGAGGGTGGAGAGGATATTCACATTGAATACAAAAATAACGGTCATTTGAATACAAACAACTGCAAAGTGCTACAAGTTTTAACCtccttaaaaagagagagagagaaagaaaaagaaaggaaagttctGTGAAGGACTCCTGGTTTGCTCTCTCTCCTGGTTCAGGGGCTTCCAGGAGCTGCCTGGGTTGGTCGCAGCCCCGGGACTCCGAGACGGAAGACACCGGGCCATGCCCTGCTCAGTGCCCAGAGGCTCCCTTCCATACATTCAGCACCCAATCAGGCGCCCCCACCCAAGCTGCGACAGCGGGGAGGGATGGGGCAGAGGGCCGGCAAACCAAGCACTTCACGGTTCAATGAACCCCTAGCCTGGGGCTCCTTGGGGACTGCCCGTGTTCCGTACCCCTTTGTAACAAATGCGATTTCCAAAAATAATAGATATGTAGATATACATAGATCGGTAGCATGGATACCATGAACTAGTGTGGCCTAGCGCACGAAGCTCCCGCAGGCCTGACATGCTGGGATTCAGGCTTCCGTGGTCTCCAGGAGCTCTCTCCGCTCTGGGAAACGCCATCCCCAGGCAGACACAACCCAAATCCAACAGTGCGGTGGTAATAAATAGTGTCCGAGGGCTTCCCAGCAGGTGGGGACGAGGGGACGCCGGGTCCCTAGGATGCCTCTGTTCCAACTAGAAAAAAAGGCGCCCCCCTCTGGGTAGACCCCATCCCTGCGGCCAGGGCGCACGTCCTAGCGAGAGCAGCCGAGCTGGATTTCATCCTCCACCTGCCGCCCCCTCGGCGGGGCGCCCCTGTACCGGGCACAACCCTGCAGGGCCATCGGCGCCCGTCCGGAGCTGGGGCACTGGGATCCTTCGCGGCCTCACCGCAGGCCGGCTCACTGGGTGCCCGCGGCGGCCGCGCACGTGGAGAGCGCCCAGCCAGGGAGGCAGTAATAAGGGTAATAGTAGGAGGGCTGCAGGGGCAACAGCGAGGGTGGTCGCAGCACCTCTCCGGGCAGGTACTGTCTCTGATCGTCGCGGACCAGCACCTTCACCGCCACCTTCTTGGCGGCGGGCGCCGAGGCCAGCAGGTCGGCAGCCATCTGCCGGCGCTTGGTCTTGTAGCGACGGTTCTGGAACCAGATCTTCACCTGCGTCTCAGTGAGCTTCAGCGACGCGGCCAGGTCTGCGCGCTCCGGCCCGGACAGGTAGCGCTGGTGGTTGAAGCGGCGCTCCAGCTCGAAGACCTGCGCGTGCGAGAAGGCGGCGCGCGAACGCTTCTTGCGGGGCTTGGGCGCGGcgggcccctcctcctcctccgcgcCGCCCGCCGGcctgccgccgccaccgccgctgcACAGCGTGGGCACGCGTGCGCCTCCCGGGCCAACCCCGTCGTCCTCGGCCCTCGGGCTGCGGTCGCCTGCGGACCCGGTGGGAACAGAAACAAGACAGTGTCAGCGCCGCCGAGGAGTGAGGTCCGGCCTCAACCGCTGGcgtgggggttgggggttgggTTGGGAGGCGGATATACACTTTGATCCCGCCGGAGTGGTGGGGTGGAACTGGAAGCCGCGGTCCGGGAAGCGAGTCTTAAAACTCTGCCCCATTCGCTTCCTGCTTCTCTCTAGGCTTGTGAGCCGGCAAGGAACTCAGCCGCTGTATCAACGCTGTGCGGCCAAGATCCAGCTCCCTGCCTTCTCTGAGCTCCTCCGGGCTCTTCTCAGCAAATGGGGACATCGGGCCTGAGCGTCCCCCAAAACCTTCTCCGCTCTCAGTCCTAGAACCCCGGGACACTCTCCCTGGGTTCACCCGCCACCTCGCGCGCGCACACGCATCACACGCGGGCTGCGGCAACAGGCTACTGTCAAGGACGTGGGTAGGTTTCTCCCTCGCCCTTCGAAAGGATATAAAAGGAAGGCTGGGGATTGAGGGGTGTCCCCGCTTCGAATCCTTAGACCCTAATCCGATGCCTGCTCCTGGGTTCCTTCCTTGCTCCCCCCGGCTGCACCCTAGCAGAGGTCCAGCACTCTGGCCTGCAGCAGATACTGTTCGATTGGAGCCAACGCTGAGGCCTACACCGTCCAACCGAAAGGCAACGCACGGGGGTCTTTCTGACCAAAGCGCGTGCCGGCTCGTGGCTGAGGAGGGCCCTCTCCCTTTTGGGTCTGGGATGACCTAAATCGAGCCCGGCTGCCTTCTGCTGGCTGCGGGGTTACTCCAGCTCTTGGGTCTTCAGCCCAGCGCAGCTCTCTCTAGCCTGGGGTCTAAGAAAGCTACATAAACCCTCTTCCCAAAACTCTGGCTTGGTTGGCTTCCGGCGCACTTGAATGTTATCCCTTGCTACCTATCTTTGAGCTGCCCGGTCCAGGCTCTGGGACCTCAGGCTGGGAGCATCTCTGATCTCtgggccttggagaaggaaatggcaacccactccagtattcttgcctggaggatcccatggacagaggagcctggcgggctacagtccgtggggtcataaagagtccaacaggacttcAAAGAATAAACAATAACTGCTCTGTGGGCCAGGCCCAGGGTACTGGCTCCCCAAGATCTCTGGTTCGCTGCCTCTTCCCTTTCCTTGATTTTGGGGATTTGGAGACAGACTCAAGCCAAGGCACTGGCGATGGACTCAAGGCTAGGATGCAGTGGTTCCCTCCCACCCGGTTCTAAAGCACACTGCCCGAGATCGTCGTCTGAAACTTCACCCCATCCGCCCTCTCTGGGGCTCAGTGGCTGGAGGGTTAGAGCAGCCCTCGCCAGCGCGCAGAGCTAAGGGTCTTGGCCAACGCGGGGGGCCCAAGGCGCGGGGTGCTCACAGAGCGCCCACCTCACTCTGCGCGGTTGCCCTCCTTGCCCAGCCCCTCAGCCCGGCCCCCTTTCCCAGCGAAGCCTTGGCCGAACCTGAGACGCTGGCCGACATCTCACTGTCGCTCCGGCCTGCGGCTTCCTCCTCCAGGTCCTTGGCGGCGGGCAGCTCGCAGACCGGCTGGCCGAGGCCCAGGGTCGCCCCTGCACGGCAGGCGCCACTGGCCCCCGGCGGGTCCGCGCAGCGCCGGCCGCCCTCGTTCTCCTCGCTCAGCGCCGAGTCCGAGTCCCAGCCGCCCGGGCTCTCCGCGGTCCGCCCCGCAGCCGTTCTGGTCCCCGCAGGCGACGCCAGCAGAGAGTCCTCGGCGCCCCCCAGCGCGCCCGCGTCTGTCTCCCTAAAAAGCCGCCAGCAACAGACAGCGGGCGCCGAAGCCACTGCCACCGCTGTGCCCCCGGGTACCGAGCGCCCCTCGGTCGCGGGCAGCCCGCCGCGCTCCTCTTTCTTGTTGAGGATCGCCTGGATGGAGAAGGGCGTCAAGGTGTTGGCGCCGCGCACAGCCATCAGCGCCGCGGGCCGGAGcggccgggcgggcgggcggctgGGGCGCGCGGGCAGCTCCGAGCTGGATGGAGCGCGCGGGGGCCTCTGCAGCGCGAGTGAGCCCGGCGCGCGCGCGCGAGGCCCCTGCAGCCCACTCCTGCGCTGCCTAGCAGCCTCCGCCCCCCACCGGCCCCGGATCAGCGCCGACCCTCACCCCCACTTCCGAGGCCCACCCCACCCGgagaccccccctcccccccaatcCAGCGCCAGAAGTTCTCCTTTTCGCAGCTCGGCTGGATTAATCTCCCTTAGGGGTGGGCCGGGGTCTGGCCCTCGGAGGACttgaagtggggaggggaggatcgGCGAGGCCCCCCTCCGCGGCTGCAGTCCCCTCTCCAGCGCCTCCGGGGCGCACGGCCCGAGTCACTTTTTCTTTGCGCCTCTGGTCTCTTCCTTCCCCGCCTGCAGGATTTCGCTCCTCGGATCGTCGTCTCCGAGCCCTGCTGGGCCGGCTCTTCCGGAGCCCACCCCCGGCGGCgaaggcggcggcggcgacggccTCAGGATTCCGAGAGGCGCGGGGCACCTTGTTACCCCCGTCCCggttttatctgtttcttctctctttccttccccagcGTTCCACCGTCCACCCCCCCTCCCGCCCGGGTGTCATTCCTCACTGCTGAGTGACAGCATCAGGCCACGCCCCTTCGGGGGGCGGTCCCGGGCCTTCCCGACCGCCCATTGGTTGGCTCCTCCTGGGCGACGTTGACTTGAACCGACAAAACTGGGCACGTTGCTCAGAGAAAGTCAGGGTCTGACTTAACCCCTTTTCTCCCAAGTCTGGTCCTCGAAGCATCATACTCTAGCCGCAGGGACGCTCAGCCACCTAGACCACGGCTTCTTACCTATTCTGGCACTTTTATGGAACGCGCGATATTTAGTTGAGTCCGATCTGGGAGGGAAACCCAAGTTAACGCAGTTCCTTAAGTCGTGCGCTTATTTTCTGTTCTCTAGGGAGGTTTATAGATTCGAAGAATAAATTGCTGCTTCTTTTCCCCTTCCAGTTGCGCGGCTTCCTCACGGCTCAttcttttctctgaaataatGAATGAACCAAAAGTCACTCTAGAAATAGTTTTCTTTCCTCACCGGATTGTATTTGATTCAGTTTCTGGAGaggcatgaaaaaagaaaagatgggacAGATAGAGCTAAAGTCAGACAAGAAATTGGAGGGCATCTTTGGGAGTTTCTGGAAATTCAGCGATCATTTCCCTGGGCGGTCAATACTGAATGTACTTGGAGTTTGTACAATTTTACACGAGGAATAAAATTGAAGCTTTCTGTTTGTTCTTGAAATATTCTGCTACTTGTGAgttgaaaaacatttttgtttaaaagaatATCTGGGAATTACCAAAGTAGAGATCCTGAACAGATGACtttaatgatgtttttaaaaatgagtagtgAATTGTTTTATGTAGTAGAAGCCAGGCtaagaaacacaaatattgtGGGTATGTCAAAACATTTGTTACtctattttcattattaatttttaaataaatactttactcAAGGAACACACTTCAttgttttctataaatttttgcGGGAGGTTTAAAACCAAATACACAATTTGAACCATTAAATAAGCTTAAAGAGCTGTGATTTTAATTCagtgattttaatttaattgaaatTGCTGGGATTGGTATTTTTGGTACTACTAAAACAAATAACATCCGCCCttgttagctttctttttttgtggttctTGTTCTGCACCGCAGGATGAAATCCACACACTGGTAGTTTGCAGGGCCAGTGGAGGGCTTCGAAGCATCTATACTTTCCAGCATTTCAGCCACGTGACGCTCTCTCGCATCCCAAACACATTCCAGTGCAGATCCTGTGGTgtttggggagggaagggagaagaaaactTACCCTTGGAGAGGTCACTGCCCTTTAGTAGTACTATACGACTACTTCAGTTTTCTGGGAAAGGTGTTTCAATTTGGTGTCCGTTGGCGGCAAGTGTAAGGAACAGGACTCTCTTCAGGCCCCGAGGAAAACAGAACAGAAGGCACACGATGTTTCAAAAGAAAaccattctttccttcctctcgcTGACCTTGATTTACCCTTTAAGTTAcgccccccctcccaccaccttaGACAATTTGTTGTTCCTCTCTGGGGGCGAGTTGAGGAGGAGATGGACAAGAGTGGCCCAGAAGGAGAGAAGCGAGCAGGTGTGAACTCTGTGTCGCAGACAACCATCCCTTTATGGGGTTAGGACTTGATGGAGACAAACACGCAGAGATGCTGGGGGGTTGAATGACCGAGTGTTAGAGTGAGTTTGGGAGCTATACAAAGACTTACTTGAATATATAACCACCTCTTGGTTCCCCCGCTCccaatgtttttttaaagagccCCAAATCAAAGTAGCATATACCCCGTGCCACAGGCTTGGGTAGAGATTTTTCAAAGCTTAGAAAGTTGTAGTTCGGTGACTTTGAGCtgcctgttttgtttgtttgttttttggtgtgtGCCCGGGGTATAAGAGTCTTCAGGAAGCGCGCAGCGAGGGACCGAGTCATCTCGGGCCACTGCGGCGGCCAGTTAACCTTTAGGTCTAGGGAATGCCTGCAGGCAGGGCCGGGAGTGTTGGCGGAGAGGAAGCTCGCGGGTCTGGAACTACAAATAGAAGCTGATGGTGGGGTTTGGTGGGAACCAGGAGGCTTTGGGGGCCTGTGAGCTGAGCTGGACGGATGCATAGAGGTTTCCCGGGTACATGCCCTGCAGAATCAAGGCCGGCGAGTGATGAGGGGTGTATGGCGAGGGCGCAGCAAGTCAGCGCTTGTCGCTGCGCTGGAGACTGGGGGACCAGGGCGCGTCGGCGCGGGCTCACAGGGGCCCCGCTCGCAGCCCAGAGAGGGCAACTTTCTGAGCACTTGACCGTGAGCTCCGGGGAATCCACGGCTGCCCGACAGCGCCCGAGGTTCGATCAGTTCCGAGCTCCGGCCCGGGCCGACCCTGGGAATATGTGTAGCCCAGGAGCCCCCGGCGGTCGGCCGGGCTTCGGGGAGGCGCTTGGCTCGCTCTGCGCCCTCCCGGGCCCCTCGCCCAGCTCTGTCTtcgtcttctctctctcctttccatccTCATCCACCACCCTTCCTCCTTTGCAGTTTGGTTCCTGCACGCCGCTTGCGTGCCGTACCCTCCAACCCCGAGCCGCCGAAGCGCCGTCGGAGGGTGAGGCTTCCGCGGGACCGGGCGCCGCGCGCAATGAGGGTGGGAGAGCCGCGGGGTCGGCGATGGGGGAGAAACCCCAGCTCCCGGACGGGCGCGCGTCGCAAGCTGCCGCTCACGCCCCCGCGCTGCCCGGGGCCCGCGTCCGCCGGGATGCTCCCGCTGTGCCCCCGCGCGCCGCGCCCCTGCCGCTTTCCACCTGCGCCCCGGGCAGGATGCGGGGAGACGCGGCAGGCGCGATGGCCGGCGCGGGAGGCTGCTTCGCAGTGGGAGGCCACGCGGGTCTCTCAGACGCCAGTGGCCGTGGCTGGATTCACCTGCTGTCTCTGGTCCAGGGTTTCCAGTCCTTTAACCCGAGGGTTTGTACCCGGTTCTCTTCGAGGCCGATGCTAAGTTGCGCGGGCTGACGCGCAGGGAAAGGGCGCCGCGCAGGACTGCCTCGTTGGAGCCAGATCCAGGCAGCCTGAACCTGGGAATTACCCCCCTGTCCCCGTCCGCAGGCTCTGGAGGTCACTCCACGCGACGGAGGCACCCTGGGCATCAAGCGACGGGCCACTTGCCAGCCAGCAGCCCCTGGCTCCTGGGTTCCTAAGTCATCCTCATTCAGGCCCCACAAGGATTTTTCACCCACGTGGTCCAGGTGTATCATCAGACCATTACTATAGGCCGAGGAAGTTTCATATTTAAGCAATTGCTGCCCTCCAACAATGTGCCAGGATCGCAGCTTATTGTTTAATCTACATTTCCCTGAGGGTGGAAAacattattatccctgttttacagataaggaaactgagactcatgGAGTGAGTTTAAATGACTTCACCATCACTAAGCAGTTAAGTCAAGATTTAGATCTGACTTTGTAATGCCAACCCAGTTGGGTTTTCTATTCTAACAGCTCTCCCCTCCCCGTAAACCTTCACGTTTATTCTCATTAAAGATTTTCCATCATCTTCCTTATTTATTTCTGTGCTACATTCATCAGGAAAGGAACTTCAAACTTAAGGAAATCAAAGAATTTAGGCAGTCAAatctaacctttttttttctgtttggtacttttgaaaataaagaatgcTAAGGTCTGtggtgaagtgttagtcgctggcccaggtgctcagtcatgtgctcagttctgtccgatgctttgcgactccatggactgtagcccgccaggctcctctgtccatgggatttcccaggtgaaaaggagggagtgggttgccatttccttctccaggggatcttcccgactcagggattgaacctgggtctctttcattgcaggcagatctttaccatctgagccaccagggaagcccaaggcctGTGGATCTGAACCTAAACCTTgttatgaagaaagaaagaaacacgcCATTATTATTCTAATCAACAAACTAAATCATGTGTTGAGGGGAGACAGCCAGGTGATGAAAGTTCACTAAGTTCAAAAATATGGGGACCTGAGTTTTGCTCGAGGCTTTGAGATGATGCGATACGGCCTCATGATAGGCGTGTTTCCTTTGGAGCTAGTTTTCTTAACTGTAAAAAGCTAGAGTTAGAAATCACCTCTCAATTTTACAAAGAAATGTACGCACTCCCGACCCGGCCTGGGTACAGTGGAGGACGAGCGCCATCTAGCGGATACCTCTGATGGATGTGCGGGTACCAATGTAGAGAAACGtggttggtgctgctgctgctgctaagtcgcttcagtcgtgtccgactatgtgcgaccccataaactgcagcctaccaggcttctccgtccctggaattctctaggcaagaacactggagtgggttgccattgctttctcctagaGAACTGTGGTTAAGTAGAGCCAAGAGAATGTTGGTTTCATTAACACGGAAAGTTTTTATGTTTACGCAGTCTCATGTTATCAGAGCTATAATAGCCGAGGTGCTGCACTTTAAAACTCACCCAGACACCATCTGGCACCCCACTGAAGACTCACACCTTCACGGGCAGGGGGAAAAGATGGGGGTGGGTCGGTTGCAGTAGGAACCGGAGACCTCTTGGCATAACATCTGGATTCTTCTCTGCTGCCTCTCTTGCGAACTGGACCCGAGCACCCGCTGTATGGCGATTTAAGGTACACACAATCTATGTGATATACCGGAGTCATaggcaggtttttctttttttccagaactTAACTTCTTCATGAGACTAATGGGGGTGTTTCACCCCAAACACCAGCAAGTTCAGGCATTGCAAATAAGCCCATCTTGTCTCTCAGATTATTTTTTGCATTTGGGTTATCAGACAGTGGATGGGTGATGGTGCTGTTTGGGCGAGGGTTaagaaggagaagcaggtgatTGAATAAGCGGGATACTGCTTTGTGCTGATAATTGTGAAATACCAGGAAAGCCTTCTGAATCTGTAGTATTTCTGTCTCTAAGTAACTATTCTGGGGGTCTTCATGGTATTGTGTCGGGTTCCCCTTACAAAATTTTCCAACCCATTTCCCTTCCTGAAGTTTCTATCATTTAGTTAAGGTTAAACGAGTGTTTCCTCATTGCTTACTGTGTCTCAGCACTGTTCCAGGTGCTGGGGCTCACCACCCTGTAAGGTGCTACTCTTAATAGGCTAACATTTGAGTGGAGAAATACCATCAAGAAAACAGTGCCTGCATAAAGCAGTGCCTGCATAAAGATATGACAGAGGGTGATTTGGGCTATTCattaaaatctttcttttctcctttttttctttcttttttaaactcatGCCTTTTCATAAG
It encodes the following:
- the NKX3-2 gene encoding homeobox protein Nkx-3.2; translated protein: MAVRGANTLTPFSIQAILNKKEERGGLPATEGRSVPGGTAVAVASAPAVCCWRLFRETDAGALGGAEDSLLASPAGTRTAAGRTAESPGGWDSDSALSEENEGGRRCADPPGASGACRAGATLGLGQPVCELPAAKDLEEEAAGRSDSEMSASVSGDRSPRAEDDGVGPGGARVPTLCSGGGGGRPAGGAEEEEGPAAPKPRKKRSRAAFSHAQVFELERRFNHQRYLSGPERADLAASLKLTETQVKIWFQNRRYKTKRRQMAADLLASAPAAKKVAVKVLVRDDQRQYLPGEVLRPPSLLPLQPSYYYPYYCLPGWALSTCAAAAGTQ